ACGAAGGTTGCAGTTGCAGCTATCCCCTGCCCATGGCGCTCGCCCTGGTTCACCTGCCACCCGCCTTTGAACAATGGGCGGCTTGGGGAAACGTCCCGGCCACCAACCTCGACGGCAAGATCGAACGGCTGGGCCTGAATTTCGGCGCGCCCGGGGATCGCCGAACCGAGGACAGTACGCTATGGCTGGGTTACCCCTCGGTCGGTGGTCCCTCACCAAAAATCAATGTTCGCACTGAACCTGCGGAACCCGTGACCTATTATCATCACTCGATATGGATCGAGGGTGGTGAAGGCTGGCCTTGGGTTGCCGCTTCCGGTTGCCAGGGATTGCGGACCGTGACTTTGTCCGGTCTGAAAAACGGTCGCTACACGGTACGCCTGATCTTTGCCGAGCCTGATCGCGCAATGACCTCAGACGGACGGCGTTTCGATTTACGGGTACAGGACCGCGTGGCGTTGTCGAACTTCAGTGTGCTGGCTGAAGCCGGTGGTGTCCTGCGCGTGGTCACGAAGACCGTGCCAAAGGTGGACGTGAAGGAAGGCACGCTCACCGTGACGCTCACCGCGCGCCAGGGCGAGACTCTACTAAGCGGCCTGGAGATTATCCGGGAAGGACTGGCCGTGGGTGCCCTGCCATTCCCGGCACGAGCGCCAGGATGGCAGTGAATTGGGTTACCTGTCGTTCTTGAATATTTTATAGGCCAAGGGCCAAAAGAGCCAAGCCGCAAGACGGCCTTTGTGAGTTTGAATGCCAGCCAGTTCATCTGAAGCTTTAGTTGGGTGGAGTGCCCATCGCAACAAGTGTTTGCCCAGCATGCAGCAGGTTGCTTTCGGTCCCAGCCAGCACACTTTTAAATGGTGCTGATGGGCCAAATGGAAGGTGACTACGGCAAAGATAAAGTAACGCGCATTGCCGGAGCGCTGATAGCTGAAGTCGAACTTTAAACGTTGGCAGGTATGGCCGCGCTTAAGTTGTTCCAACGTCCACGCAGAGTCCTCCATCGTGGGCACGGATTCGTCAAAAGGGACTGATTCCCAGAGCCGGCGGCGAAAGATACCCATGCTGTTTGAATAGATGGAACCGAACTTCAAGCCTTTGGATTTAAGTTCGGACCAGGTGATGGCATCGGAGTAGAAAGGGTCATCGTCCCACCGGGCACTGGCGCACGCAGTCTGGGGATCGGACATCGTACCTACCAGTTGACTGATCGCATCAGGGGAGTTGAGCACAGTGTGCGAACTGAGGATAAGCACGAGGTCAGTCGGACAATGACGCACGGCGAAATTCAGGACCCGTGGATGTTTATAGGGCTCGGTCCAATTGAATACCTGTGCCCCTGCGCTTTTCATCAGCGCAACGGAATGGTCGGTGCTTTGGTTGTCCACCCCCACGATGAGGTCCGGTTGGACAGTTTGGCGCCGCAGTGCCGCGAGCACGTCTGGCAGCGTCCGGGCGGAGTTTTTGAAGCGGATAATGACCCCGAGAGTGGGACGTGAGGCGGCGGGATTCATAGTTCAAAAAGGGATGGGCACCGGCTGAAAACATTATCCCAAGCGACGGTTTCCGAACCGGTGGGCTGGAGGATGACCAGCACCGGCTCATTGCCGGAGCGGCCAAGGGTAAGCCGGCGGAGTGTACTTTGCCACCAGGCGCGCAGAGCTGAAGCGTGGCGCCGGGTTCCGTCCGAAAACCAGATCACGGCCTCGGCGGATTCCGAATTACGCGCCAATTTCAACCATCTGGCTTCCCCGCCAGGCACGGAGACCTCCAGCGAGGTCCCCACTTTCCAACCCGCACCCCGGAAGCAATAAAGGGGATCGTGGACCGCATGGCGATCACGCGAACCGTCAATCGCCAGGAGCACAAAGCGCTGCCGGCCGACCTGGTAAAGGCGTTTGACCACATTGGCGTTGTGGTAAACCTGTTTTTCCGTTTCATTCAGTGGCAATTCTTGCGCCGAAAAGCCCAGGCCTTTGCTTGGCAGGGCGGCCAGCCGGCTGTTTGATGAGGTGCAGGATGGCGCGAATTCCCAAAGCAAACTGACTGTGATGGCAAGCGCCAGTCCGATCCATAAGAATATGCGTTTCTTATCTTTCATTCAGGGTAACCTTGGTTATGGCACGCGTGGACTTGAAGCCGAGGAATACGGCCAAGGCCGCCAGCGCAATTCTGAGCCCAAGCACGCCGCTGGGCGTGGCGTTTTGAGCGAGGGAGCCAAGCAGCGGCATCCAGCAGAGCGAAAGTCCCAACCATATCAGGCGGTTCGGAAAAGTCGGAAGCAACAGCCAAACTGCACCAGCCAGTGCCAGGTGTCCGAGCAAGTGGATATCCAACATCACACTAAGCAGCGATATCGCCAGCACCAGCCACGTTAGCCAGACCGCAGGCCTCGGAATTCGCTCCGCACCAGCATTGGATTCCGATCGAAAAACAGCGATGAGCAGAGGCGTCAGCCAAAGGATAAAGGCCAGCCAGCCAAGCCGGTCAAACGGCGAATGACGCCAAGCCAGCAGCAGGTCCGACGCGCGCCAAGCACAAAAGGCGGCAACCGCCCACTCGACGCGAACGTTGAAAGGCCAGGCTTTCATCCCTGTGCCAACTTTGGTTTAAGGTATTTCCGACAAATGGAAAATGCCAATCCACACAAAGCGAACATGGCCGCCAATACGCACCACCCACCCACCTCATGAAACCAGCCACCGGCAAATTCCGGGCCGAAGCTCAAAGCCACAACGCTGATGACCAGAACCCGGGCCGTATTCGCCACCCAGGCCAGCAAAGGCAGAGTGGCAAGACCCCACCAGTAAGTCCGGCGGCCGCCGAGTTGCAGGAAGGCCATCGTGACACCGGCGATAAGCATGGCTTGGAGCGCGCGCAAGCCTGAACAGGCGGGGGTGATATCGATGGGCAAACCTTGTACCACCAGTTGAGTGCCCTGCCGAGCAACTTCAAAGCCAACACTGTGGAAGACATGCTCCGCAGTCCAGGCAGCCGACAGCCGGCACCACCAGCCCAACTGCGGAAAGTCGAGGAGTAGCCAAGGAAAGGCCAATATTGGAAGCACCAGGAGTTGTCGCATTCGTATCCCTGAACTTAGCTCCGTGCGAGGCTGCAGCCAACTCCAAAGTGCGGCCGTCCATGAGATGGTCAGTAGCAGGGTCAGATTGGTCGCCACCCCAAGCACCAGCATTATTCCAGCGAGCACAAGCGCGGGTGCGTGACAGTTGAGCACTTCGGTCCGGAAGCGCCATGGCGCTCCAAGCCATATAAATAAAGGCAATCCGGCCAAGATGGGAAGCGTCTCATCCGCCGCAGCTATCCAAGCAGGATCCCGCAGCCAGATAAATGCGGCAAACGCGAATAAGAGCGATAGGGCGAAGTAATCTCTCGGTTTCATCGGGTTGCTTCCGCCTTGGTGATGGTCAGCAGGTTTTCACGAAGTTGGAGTTCGTCGGGCATCAGCAGCAACAACTCTTCCGTCAACTGGCGGGCAACCTTCCATTGCCGGTTTGCGAAGGCTTGCTGCGCGAGCCAGGTCTTCGCCTCAATGGATTCGGCAGCAATGGCATGGTAAATCTTCTCAACTTCGTTGGTACGCCCTTGAAACAGCGCCAAGCGGGCTAAAATTTCCTGTCCACTAACGCTTTGGGCCAGGCGCGGTTGCTGCAGAACAGTGGCCGCAGCGGTGGCGAATTCGCGCCGCTCCGATTGCGCCAAGGCAAGCAACCAAGCGGCGCGCTGACCGACATCAGAATTCAGCAAAGCCAAGGGGGCCAGTTTTTGAAGGGCACCCTCGGTTTGATTATCGGCAAGCAGCAATTCAGCACGCAAGAGTTCCAGTTCAGGCGTCGATTTCTGTTGGGCAAGATAGTCGCGGGCCGTCGCTGGCTTGCGATTGTAACGCAGCGACTGGGCAATGCCATAGGCGAACCAGCTTGGATTGGTGGAATCGGCAAAGTTGGCGAATTGAAGCGCGGCCTCGCGCCAACCAACGGCTAAAAACGCCGCCGCCAACGCGTTACGCCCGTGCAGCAGGGCGTCTAGTTCTGGCGACAAGTTCAAGCGTGTGCCGTTCGGATGCGGGCCGTGAAGGGCTTCCTTCAACTGCACCAGGAACTGGTGACTGGTTGTCTTTGGCGCACCGCTGTTGGAGCGGACAGGACTTAGCGGACGCTTTAGCCGGTAACTTAAAATATCATCAAGGGTGGCTAACAACTCAGGCTGCAACGACAGCGCGCGCGGAGGGGGGAACCGAATCGAGTCGAGCGCTTCATTTTCCCGTCCAGCGTGGAGAAGTTCCAGCAGGCGCAGCCAAAAGACTTCCGGCCGTTCCTGTGCCAAAACGCGGGCGTTGGGCAGCAATGTGAAGGCGTTTTCATCCCAAAAATGATCGGCGGGCAGATTACGAACCAGCACGGCAAGGGGTGTCAAATGGCTGGAAGTTGAAGAATCATTGGGGGTGATGTTTGGTGAACCGGCCACCAACTTGTTCCAGAATAGGAACTTGAGTTGCATGAAATCGAGCCCGGAAATATTCAGTGCTTCCTGCCAGGTTTTCAGGGCAAAATCACAATTACCTTGCCGCTGGTAAAACTCGGCAAGCTGGTCTCGCACCAGCGGGTTTTTAGGATCAGCAACCAGTGCGGCCACATACTCAACGCGGGCATCGGCGAACTTGCCAAGGCTTTCGAGAATCTGGGCGCGAAATGAGTGAATATCGGGATTGCGCGGGTCAAGCTGATTGGCGCGGTCCAGCAAGGCCCAGGATTCAGAGAGCTTTCGCGTGGCGGTCAGTAAGGCAAGGCGCACCAACCGGGTAGCCTCGGCGGGGCCGGAAAAACTCCGTGAACGCAGCAGCGCTTCGGCCTCCCGAGGTTTGCCGCGCAGCGCGAGCGCGTCGGAGTCGAGCGCCAACCACCGATGCGGCTGTTGCTCCCGGTTCGCCCAAGCGCGACGTATCTTCTCGAACTCGCTTTGTTCGTGCGCATGAAAATACGCGCGTGCCACCAACAACGAAGCCTCTTCATGCGCGAGTACGCGTTCCGGATGTCTTTCGTAGAAGGCGGTAAGCCGTGGCAATTGGCGGGCGGTAGTCAACGCATCAAGTTCCAAAGCCGACCAAGGTAGTTTTGAGTTCGTCCGGGCCTGAGACTGGACGATGACTAATACTTCGTTGGGCTGATGGTCCCGCAGGAGTTGCTGCGCTTTGGCAAAGGCACGTTCTTCCTGCCGGTTGATGACGAACTCCCGCCAGGCTTTGAAACCAGCAATGGCCCCAATGATCCCGACTAGCACACCAAGAGCAAGGGCGAGGAGGAGGATGGGGCGATTTTTCTTCATGACCGTATAAACGCTGTATTCAGTGAACGTCGAGATCAAATCGGGCTGAGTTGCAGAGTTTGACGGCGCTTCAACCAGACTGCAAACCCAACGAATGAGGCCATCGTGAGCCACAGTGCGGGCTCCGGCGTGCCCATGAGTTTGGCGATATTGGCCGCCCCGATGTCCACGGCGAAAACGACATCGTTAAAGTCCCGGTCGCCACCACCATACATGTCCTCGAAGCTGACGATGAGATAAGGGCTTTCTTTTACCGCGTAAGCGAAAGAGACGACATGGTTGATATGGTCAGTGTTTTGTGACTTGTCAGTCGAGAAGACATTCTTACCGCCATTGGCCCCGTCGGAGATGAGAAAAAAGTCGAGTTTTGTGCCGCCAGCGAAGGTGCCAAGGTTTACGAAATCGCCGGGTAGCAACGGTTCTCTGGCTGAGCGTTTGCCGCTAGCCTCCGGGTCATAGGTTGATACCGGACTCGAAGCATCCGGGAAAATTAACCGCGGATCGCCATGGCTCACTCCGCTGCCCGCCGCATTGAATCCAAGCGTGTTATGATACCCAGCACCTTCACCAATGAAGTACACTCGCACATCCGACTTGGTTTGCAATTGCAATTTGGAAGGGTCGAGCAGCATGGCGGAATCATTGATGGATTTCCGTTCACTCAAACGCGTATTCACCAAATCGGTCACTGATGGTAATACCTTCTTTTGGAAATTAGCCGATGCCGTATCGGATCCAACTGCCATTACGGGTGCGACGATATTTAAACCGAGAGGCCGGGCGCTGGATTGAACGGGTGCCGCAATGCCACCGGAAGTTGTGGAGGAACGTTTATCACCTTGTTTACCATCGGATCCTTCACGTTCGGATGAATCGGCGAACGTGACGTTGGTTGCTGCCAACGTCAAGGTTGCCGCGAGGACGGTTGAAAAGAGGCCGGAACGGAGGTGTGTCCGGCGGGTTTGCTTCATGTTTCGTTTCATATTTCGTTTCATATTTCGTTTCATACAATAATTCATTCGGAAACATCATAAGCAGGCTCCATGCCAAGTTGTTTGCCACAGCCGTTCCCCCCAGCTTTGTTGAGAGAGTAGAGTTTTTAGACGAATCCCTTGCGGTTGGGAGTATTACTAGAATTATTGTCCTTGCATTAAAACTCATTTTGCATTACTGTTGCATTGCAAACGCATGATAAAAATCCTTTATCCCGGTGAATGCCCGGACGACTTTGTCGCGCGTCTAAAGCAGCTCGGATTTCCCGCGCATACTTTTACTGCCGGGGAAGTAACCGAACTGACGACGGAGACAGCGGAAGTAGTCTATGTGCTCCCGCACCAGGCTATGAGTTTGGACTCGTGGCCCCGCCTGCGGGTGCAACTTGCGCAGGCGAATCGTCTTTACATTGCAGTCATTGAGAAAGCGTCCACTGCCGAAGTGGCACGTTTCTTGCGGGATGGCGCCTATGATGTGCTCGCAATGGAAGACAACGATACGCGCTGGCGCGAGGCGCTCATGACCGCGTCAGGCAATCAACAACTCTGGATTCAGCTCTATGGCGGGCGACCGCTTTCGTCGGAAGATATTCTGAGCGGCCGCTCCGAATCCATTCTGCGCTTACGACAGACGATTGACCGGCTTGGCCCAACAGATGTATGTGTGCTGATCCAGGGCGAATCCGGCGTGGGCAAGGAGCGGATCGCTTCCGCGTTGCACAAGGCGGGGCACGGGAAAAGCTTTGTCGCGCTGAACTGCGCGGCCATTCCGAAGGACCTGCTGGAATCCGAGTTGTTCGGGGTGGAGAAAGGCGCTTTCACCGGCGCCATGAGAGCGCGGGCCGGGCTGGTGGAACAGGCTCAGGGCGGAACACTTTTTCTCGACGAAATCGGCGAAATGGATATTAGCGTGCAGCCGAAACTGCTGCGGTTCCTCGAAACCCGCTGCGCGCGGCGCGTGGGCGGAGAGAAGGAGTACCAGGTCAAGTTACGGGTGATCTCGGCCACCAATCGCAACCTCGATACGGAAATTGCGGAGAAACGTTTTCGTGCCGACCTCTTTTACCGACTCGCGGAAATCACGCTCCATGCACCGCCGTTGCGGACCCGGCCCGAGGATGTCCCCGAGCTGGCCCTGAACTTCATGCGCAAGGCCAACGAGCGGTTTGGCAAGAACTTCGAGACCATCGAGCCGGCGATGATTGAAAAATTTCAACTTCACACCTGGCCCGGCAATGTGCGTGAATTGAAAAGCACGGTGGATCGCCTGGTGTTGCTGTTTGACGGGTCCATATTGCGCGCACCGTGGTGGGACGTCCCGGAAACCCGCGTGCCGCAAGCGACGGGGTTCGCGTCCATGCCCGTAATGGAAGCCAGCAGCGTTTCAACGCAGAGTTCACCCGCCGTGCCAATCCCCGAGGCGGTGCATGCGGCACCCGTAACTTCCGCGCTGGGGGTGTACACGCACGGCATGGGAATCCCGAACCATAAACAGAAACTGGTGATTGCCAGACGACTCATGGAGGAAAGCGGCAACAACTTCAGTTGGGTTGCGGGGCAATTGGGCATTAACGTTACCACGCTCTGGCGTTGGCGCAAAACCGGCAAACTCGGATGACCTGACCTCCCGCACCATGATGGACCTCGTCAAAACGTTTGCCATCCTCTTTGCCTACCTCCTTGCGGCACCGGCGCTGGGATGGTTACTGGCGCGGGATCGGCGGCTGGAGCGTGCCGCGTTTTGCCTGATGGTCTTCATGCCCTCCTGGTTCCCCGGCAAGCTGACCTTGATGGTCAACTCCGTAGAGCTTTATCGGGGGCATACCAAGGGCTTTGAAGCGTCCATCATTGAAATTGTTGCGGTGGCGCTAATCGTCTCCGCCGCATTGCGTCGGGAAAAGGGCTTTCGGTGGCTGCCACCCGGCCTCTGGCTCTACCTTGCCTGGTGCGCGCTGAGTTGTTGCTCGATTATTTCGGCGGACAATAAACTTTATGTGCTGATGGCGGCGGTGAAATTTACCAAAGTGGCGCTGGTTTTCATTGGAGCCTTCCAGGCATTTGGAAACAAGGAGGACTTGCGCTGGATGATGCACGCGTTGGCATTTTCGCTCGTGTTCCAAGCCTTGGTCTGCCTCAAACTGCGCTACGTGGACGGCCAATGGCAGGTGAAAGGGTGGTTTGAGCACCAAAATCCCATGGCGATGTGGTGTTACCTCTGCGCCCTACCATTGCTGTCGGTGGCCCTGGCACCGATGACGCCGCGCCGGGATACCTTGTTTTTTGCAACCGGTGTCGCTGCCGCAGGGTTCTGCATCCTGTTGAGCGTATCGCGCGGCGGGTTGGGTGCCTTTGTCGCCGGGGCGTGTGTGATCTATGCGCTGGCGGTGCTGCGTGGGTTTACCTGGAAATTGACGGCCTTTGCAGTAGTCGGTCTGATTGCTGCCTTGGCGGCTGGGATGCTTGCGCTTGACTCCATGATGGTGCGCGTTCAGGAAGTGAACTCACGCGACGAGGATAGGGACCTCCGGGCAGTCTTGAATCAACAGTGCGCCGCCATGTTGCATGATCACCCGTTGGGAGTGGGCTGGAATAATTTTGGTGTGGTCAACAGTCTGCCCGTGGAAAAATACGCCGCCATCCTCATGGATTGGGATCAGAGCCGTGGTTTTCGAATTATCGATGAGAACTACCTGGCCAATCCGCTAACAGAAAGTCTCTACTGGCTCTTGCTGGCGGAAAATGGTTATCCTAGCTTGGTGATGTTTGTGATCTTCCTGCTAGTGACACTTTGGTGGGCGGTGCGCTGCACGCTGGCATTCTGGCGTGAGCCGGAGGGTTACTTTGCAGCGGGCGTACTGATTGCCCTGTTTATGACCTATTTTCACGGCACGGTCGAGCGAGTGCTCACGCAAACGAAAAATCTGTCCATGTGGCTGATATTTGCCGGATGTCTGGCGCGTCTGGAATGGCGCCGTCAGCAAGGCAGCAGCCAGGCACCGCCGGAGAGTTCCCCCGCTGCGGGAGCCAATCCGATTAACTCCAGATCAGTGAACGCACTATGACTGCCGACAAACAACCAATCACCACGGGTGGCCAAATCGGGCCAGAGTTGCCACTGGCTGGGGAAATGAACCCGCGCGTCCCGGCTGGAGCCCGCCAGCTCCGAGTCCTCCTGCTGGCCGAGTCGGCCAACCCGAAGCTGTACAGCGTTTCGCTGATCGGCTGGAGTTTCGCGCGAGCACTATCCCACGTTGCCGACGTACATCTGGTCTCCGAGCTACGCAACCGAGAAGACATTCTGGCGGCTGGTGTTGCGGGGATGGAATTCACCGCCATCAACAACCGCCGGTGGCAGGGGTTGGCCTGGAACATCGCCCGATTGCTGCGCGGCGGCACGTCGCTGGGTTGGTCCACGTATTCAGGGCTGGCGACGCTGGTCTATCCATTTTATGAGCGCGAAGTCTGGCGCGTTTTCGGCTCACGACTGAAGCGGGGCGAGTTTGACTTGGTGCATCGGGTAACGCCCAACGCTCCGGTGACGCCCAGCCTGCTTGCAAAGCGGTGCGCGGACATCGGGGTGCCATTCGTGCTTGGCCCAATCAATGGGGGAGTGCCATGGCCAAAGGATTTCACCCATCTGCGACGGGCTGAACGCGATTGGCTGAGTCCCTTGCG
The sequence above is drawn from the Verrucomicrobiota bacterium genome and encodes:
- a CDS encoding glycosyltransferase, whose translation is MNPAASRPTLGVIIRFKNSARTLPDVLAALRRQTVQPDLIVGVDNQSTDHSVALMKSAGAQVFNWTEPYKHPRVLNFAVRHCPTDLVLILSSHTVLNSPDAISQLVGTMSDPQTACASARWDDDPFYSDAITWSELKSKGLKFGSIYSNSMGIFRRRLWESVPFDESVPTMEDSAWTLEQLKRGHTCQRLKFDFSYQRSGNARYFIFAVVTFHLAHQHHLKVCWLGPKATCCMLGKHLLRWALHPTKASDELAGIQTHKGRLAAWLFWPLAYKIFKNDR
- a CDS encoding exosortase-associated EpsI family protein yields the protein MKDKKRIFLWIGLALAITVSLLWEFAPSCTSSNSRLAALPSKGLGFSAQELPLNETEKQVYHNANVVKRLYQVGRQRFVLLAIDGSRDRHAVHDPLYCFRGAGWKVGTSLEVSVPGGEARWLKLARNSESAEAVIWFSDGTRRHASALRAWWQSTLRRLTLGRSGNEPVLVILQPTGSETVAWDNVFSRCPSLFEL
- a CDS encoding exosortase/archaeosortase family protein, translated to MKPRDYFALSLLFAFAAFIWLRDPAWIAAADETLPILAGLPLFIWLGAPWRFRTEVLNCHAPALVLAGIMLVLGVATNLTLLLTISWTAALWSWLQPRTELSSGIRMRQLLVLPILAFPWLLLDFPQLGWWCRLSAAWTAEHVFHSVGFEVARQGTQLVVQGLPIDITPACSGLRALQAMLIAGVTMAFLQLGGRRTYWWGLATLPLLAWVANTARVLVISVVALSFGPEFAGGWFHEVGGWCVLAAMFALCGLAFSICRKYLKPKLAQG
- a CDS encoding DUF4114 domain-containing protein, with translation MKRNMKQTRRTHLRSGLFSTVLAATLTLAATNVTFADSSEREGSDGKQGDKRSSTTSGGIAAPVQSSARPLGLNIVAPVMAVGSDTASANFQKKVLPSVTDLVNTRLSERKSINDSAMLLDPSKLQLQTKSDVRVYFIGEGAGYHNTLGFNAAGSGVSHGDPRLIFPDASSPVSTYDPEASGKRSAREPLLPGDFVNLGTFAGGTKLDFFLISDGANGGKNVFSTDKSQNTDHINHVVSFAYAVKESPYLIVSFEDMYGGGDRDFNDVVFAVDIGAANIAKLMGTPEPALWLTMASFVGFAVWLKRRQTLQLSPI
- a CDS encoding sigma-54 dependent transcriptional regulator, translated to MIKILYPGECPDDFVARLKQLGFPAHTFTAGEVTELTTETAEVVYVLPHQAMSLDSWPRLRVQLAQANRLYIAVIEKASTAEVARFLRDGAYDVLAMEDNDTRWREALMTASGNQQLWIQLYGGRPLSSEDILSGRSESILRLRQTIDRLGPTDVCVLIQGESGVGKERIASALHKAGHGKSFVALNCAAIPKDLLESELFGVEKGAFTGAMRARAGLVEQAQGGTLFLDEIGEMDISVQPKLLRFLETRCARRVGGEKEYQVKLRVISATNRNLDTEIAEKRFRADLFYRLAEITLHAPPLRTRPEDVPELALNFMRKANERFGKNFETIEPAMIEKFQLHTWPGNVRELKSTVDRLVLLFDGSILRAPWWDVPETRVPQATGFASMPVMEASSVSTQSSPAVPIPEAVHAAPVTSALGVYTHGMGIPNHKQKLVIARRLMEESGNNFSWVAGQLGINVTTLWRWRKTGKLG
- a CDS encoding O-antigen ligase family protein; translation: MMDLVKTFAILFAYLLAAPALGWLLARDRRLERAAFCLMVFMPSWFPGKLTLMVNSVELYRGHTKGFEASIIEIVAVALIVSAALRREKGFRWLPPGLWLYLAWCALSCCSIISADNKLYVLMAAVKFTKVALVFIGAFQAFGNKEDLRWMMHALAFSLVFQALVCLKLRYVDGQWQVKGWFEHQNPMAMWCYLCALPLLSVALAPMTPRRDTLFFATGVAAAGFCILLSVSRGGLGAFVAGACVIYALAVLRGFTWKLTAFAVVGLIAALAAGMLALDSMMVRVQEVNSRDEDRDLRAVLNQQCAAMLHDHPLGVGWNNFGVVNSLPVEKYAAILMDWDQSRGFRIIDENYLANPLTESLYWLLLAENGYPSLVMFVIFLLVTLWWAVRCTLAFWREPEGYFAAGVLIALFMTYFHGTVERVLTQTKNLSMWLIFAGCLARLEWRRQQGSSQAPPESSPAAGANPINSRSVNAL